Genomic DNA from bacterium:
CCGCAGAACATCGACGTCGATGCCGACTCCAACGGTGTCGGCGGCAAGGTGTGGGATACGGGGCGGAGCGGCGATTACAACCGTGACGGCAACGCCGGCTACGATCCCGAACCGCACGTGGACGAAGATCCCGCGGGCGACATTTCCCACGACCGGATCGACAATGATCACGACGGCCTGGTGGATATGGATGATCCCGATTATGACGGCGACCTGAACGTGGGCTTCCTCGACGACGACAACGATGGCCACGATGATGAAGACGGCAACGCCCGCGGCGCCCAGGAATATTTCTGCGCCTACCATGATATTATCGACCTGAACCACGTGCGGCATCCCGACGGCGACGGTCACACCCCGCTGAACATCGAAATTCTTCAGCGCTCGTATGCCTTCCCCGAGGCCTATGCCCAGGACTTCATCCTCGTGGATTACCTGATTCGCAATGTCGGACAGTTGCCGCTGCAGAATGTCTACATCGCCATGTTCGCCGATCCGGATGTCGGAGCGGCGGGCGAGGGCGGCGACCTGGCCTCGGCGCACGACGGCAACTTCTACGACACGCTCAAGATCACCGATACCGAAAAGGTGCCGATCATGCTGCAGGGCAAGTTCGGCTTCTGGCACGGCGCGCCCACACCGGGCGTGTTCGGCATCGAAGTGGTCAAGACGCCGATTTCGCTGGGCGAACTGGATGTGACCTTCCAGAACTATGACCGCCTGACCGGCGGCGACCCGGCGACGGATGCCGACAAGTACACGGTCATGACGTCGGGAGTCATTGCCGACACATCGTCAGCGGCGGGAGACAAGCGCATGATGCTGTCGTTCGGCGCGCGTGGCGGCGGCTTTACGATTCTGCCGGACAGTACGCTGCCGATCACCATCGCGATGATCAGCGGCCGGGATCTGGCCAGCGTGAAGGCTGCGGGACGGTCCGCCTACAGCATGTACCTGCACGACTTCACCGGCCCGGCGGCGCCCGATGTGCCGCAGTTCACGGTGGATGCCTACGGGACCTTCGCGCGGATCCGCTGGTCGAACAATTCGGAAGCGTCGGTCGATCCCTTCTACGGCGTGCCGAATTTTGAAGGCTACACCATCGAGCGCTCCACCGACCAGATCAACTGGCAGACCATCGCGTCCTACGACCTTATCGACACGCTGCCGCCGCCTTTCGAGTGGTCGAATTTCAACCTCGGCATGCCGCGTGACACGCTGTGGCTGGACTCGGCTCACACACATTTCCAGTATTTCTTCATCGACAACAACCTGATTCCGGGGCACACCTACTATTATTCCGTGCGCGCGTTCAGCAAGGGCGCGGCCGGCGCGGGGATTCTGTCTTCGGGACGCACCGGCAATATTCAGCAGGCGGCCATCGCCCGCACGGCACAGACCGGCGCACCGGCGGATTTGAAGCAGATCTACGTGTTCCCCAATCCGTACCGAGGCAGCCATCCGGGCGAATCGGGCGGCCAGGTGAACACGGCGCGGCAGATCACCGAGTATCCGCGCAAACTCTTCTTCATGGGTCTGCCGGCCAATACGATTCCCGGCCATTGCAAGGTCAAGATCTACTCCCTGGCCGGAGACTTTCTGGCAATGCTGGACCATTACAATGGCACCGAGATGGAGCAGTGGAACCTGAATACCTTTAATCAGCAGGAAATCGCAAGCGGGATCTACTACTACATCGTCGAGTATACCAAGCCCACCGGCGGGACCGACCGCACTATCGACAAATTCGTGGTGATCAAATGAACGACACGCGATATACCTCTCCGCCCTTCCGCCCGCGTTGGCGGGCCCGAAGCGCACGCCGGATTCTGGCGGCTGCGGCCGTGCTCGGCGCCATCAGTCTGTGGGCACTGAACTGGGGATGCAGCGACCCGCGGCATGAGCCGCTGGCGCCCGCCGAACCGGGATACACCGAGACGATCAATCTCTGGAACAACACCTCGACGGGTACCGATGGCGTGGCCCCCGCGACGTTCAGCGTGGCGCAGCAATTGGCCACGGTCAATGTTCCCGGCGTCAGTTCACCCGCGCGGCTGACCGTGGCAACGTACATCCAGCCGGATTGCCAGATCTACCGCCGGTTGCAGATCATGCAGGATTCGGTTCCCTACATCCGCGACAGCCTGATTGTCCCGGCCCTGGTGGCCCTGACGAATTTCAAGACTCCGTTGATTGCGGACACGGTGGTCAAAGCGCGGATCGACTCCGTTGAAGCGCAGATGCGAGTTCTGACCGGCACCATCGGCGTCGCCGTCAGCACCACCGATTCCCTCACGCAGTTCACCTATCACGGACGGACTACGCAGTGCGACAGCGCGCTGTACCGGGTCGACATCGCCAATGCGGCATCCGTGGATTCCGCGCTGGCGGCCCTCCGCGCCGGGTTTGCGGCCGTGAATGACACTCTGGCGCAATTGGAAATGCAATTCGAAGCCTTTGTGCTGGATACGACGCGGCTGGGTCAGGAACTGGTCTACCTGAATACGCTGCTGGACAATCGGTATATTCTATCCGTGGCACTGGACAGCACCAGCACCTTCTACGTTCCGAATGCCGTGTACGTGGATTCGGCGGGCCGCCTCGGCGGTCAGGCGATTTACGCCGCGGCGATTGATTCGGCGACCGGCTACATCGGGCGGGGCTTTACGCTGCCTCTCGACCGGCTGCCCGCGGCGGATATCTCGCATTTGGGACGTACTTTCGAGGTGAACTGGGCGGTGTGTTTCCCCGGATCAGACCGGCCATGTCTGAGCCCCGGGCCCCATACCCTCTACGTGCGGATTCCCGGACGGAACGCGCGGGTCACCGGAACCATTGTGCTTGTCTATGCGCAGAGGACCTAACCATGATTAGTCCGAACCTACTCCGCCGCACCCTCGTGCTTACGCTTGCGGCCGTCTTCGTCCTGTCGCTTCCGGCCCTCGCGATTACCAAGGTAGGCACCACGTCCATGCAGGTGCTCAAGATCCAGATGGACGTGCGTGGAATTGCCATGGGCAATGCGATGGTTGCTTCGTCCTACGACGCGCAGAGCGTGTGGTCCAATCCCGGCGCTCTGGCAGACATGCGGAAAGGCCAGTTTGTGGCCACGCAGATCAACATGCCTGCCAATATCGAGCTGATGGGCTTCGTGCTGGCGCACCAGTGGGGCGACTACAGCGCCGTCTCGCTGCACGCGATAAACCTCTTTACCAACGATATGATGGAACGCACGTGGGAGCACCCTGAAGGCACCGGGCGGAAATTCAACGCGTCGGACGTGGCCATCGGCGCCAGTTATGCGCGGCGGCTCACCGACCGGTTCAGCCTCGGCGCCAACGTGCGGTATCTGCGCAGCGCTCTGGCCGACAACACCTTCAACGGCGTGGCCGTGGATCTGGGCACGCTGTACAAGACCAGCCTGCGCACCCTGCGGCTGGGCATGTCCATTCAGAACCTTGGCCCCAACGTGCGTTACTCGGGCAGTTTTGCCGATTACCGCAACGCGGTGGTCAACGGCGGCAACATCGTGAACGTCAAGTACACGAGCGCCAGCCTGCCGGCGCTGTTCCGTCTGGGCGTCGCCTTCGATCCGTTTGTGATGTTCGGCCTGTCTATGGACTCGACCTACAGCGGGGAATTGTCCGCTGAAATGAACCACCCCAATGATGCGCGCGAACGCGTGAACCTGGGCGCGGAGGTCGGTTACAAGAATATGTTCTTTATCCGGGCCGGCGGCAAGTTCGACTATGATGAAGAGAGTTTTGCCGCGGGTTTCGGACTGAAGATCCCGGTGGTGGACGGATACAAAGTGACCTTCGACTACGCGTACGCCTACTTCGGACGGCTCACACAGGCCGTGCAGAGCAGTCAGTCGGGCTGGGACGCAATTCAGGGTCAGCCGCACCGTCTGGCCATCGGATTCCAATGGTGACCTTCAAGCCGTGAGGACCTCATAATGAAAAGTTTGAAAGCACTACTCATCGTAGCGATCGGACTGAGCACATGGCTTGCAGGTTGCAAAGTCAAGAATCCGGGAAGCGCGATGGGGAACAATCCACCGACGACGACCTTGTCGGTTGCCCCGCGCGACAGCGCGGTGGTCAATTACTTCATAACGCTGGCCTGGTCGGGCAACGATCCGGACGGCAATGTGGCCTTCTATCGGCTGTATGTGGACAGCGTGCAGATCGGCACCACCACGGCCCGGGATACCACACTGGCTTTTTTCTCCCCCCAGGACTCCACTCCCACGCTGCACAGTTTTTCGGTGCAGGCCGTGGATGACCAGGGCCTCGCGGATCCGAATCCGCCGCTGCGGCGTTTCTTCACGCTCAACCGGGCGCCGACCACGACCTTCGGGAGCGTGGGCATTGCGAATCACGACACTCTGGGGACGAATTTCCGGGTCAGCGTAAGGTCGAACTCGCCGCGTCCGTCCAGCACACAGTACTCCGTCAGTGTGGACAACCAGACGGACTGGTCGGCGTGGACGGCGGATTCGATCTTCGCCTTCGCGTCTCCCGATTTGCTCACCGATCCGTTCTTTCCGCCGGGAGTCTTCGGGATCTCCAACGCGTCACTGGCGCCGAATCAACAGCATATCATTTATATACGGTCGCAGAATGCCGGTGGCGCGGTCAGCAACGTTGCCGCAGACACCGTCTATGTGGGGTCCGGCCCGGCGTTCCAGCCCGTCATGGATCCCACCCTGTCGGCCACGTATGGAGGGAATGCCTTTTATCCGGACGGATCCGAGTATTATGTCCAAGCCACCGGACAGACGGTCAGCATCGGCTTTGTTGCCCATGCCCCGTACAAAGGCGAGATCAATGCTTACCGTTACCGTACCGGACAGTTTACCGGCGGTGACGTTTCGTGGAACAACTGGAGCAATTGGCAAACTCGCACGACGATCGACACGACGGACCTGCTGCCGGGCGACTACCCGTTCCAGTTTATGGCCCGTGATCTTTCCAATGACTTCACGGACACCCTGACCTACGTCGTTCACCTTGTCCAGCAGGTTTTGTCGGACAGTGTGATTATTGCGGCGGACACGCGGAACGGAAACGGCACGCAGGGTCAGCCGACGCAAAATCAGGTCAACACTTTCTACGCGTCGATTCTGGACGCGGGCAACGTGACCAAGCACCGGGTGGTACAGGTAACGGTGGACGCCGCGAATCCCGATCTGTCCCGCCAGAACCGTACCTATCTCTCGCCTTACGACGTGCGCAATGCCGGACTGGTGCTGTGGCACATGGACGATCCGGGCACGGCGGACACGACCGTCGGAAACGCGCGCCAGCGGATCCTCAATGACTACACGGCCAAAGGCGGCCGAATAATCCTGTCCGGCTGGAACATTCTGGCAAAATTTCAGGAAGATCCGGGCGACACGG
This window encodes:
- a CDS encoding PorV/PorQ family protein; amino-acid sequence: MISPNLLRRTLVLTLAAVFVLSLPALAITKVGTTSMQVLKIQMDVRGIAMGNAMVASSYDAQSVWSNPGALADMRKGQFVATQINMPANIELMGFVLAHQWGDYSAVSLHAINLFTNDMMERTWEHPEGTGRKFNASDVAIGASYARRLTDRFSLGANVRYLRSALADNTFNGVAVDLGTLYKTSLRTLRLGMSIQNLGPNVRYSGSFADYRNAVVNGGNIVNVKYTSASLPALFRLGVAFDPFVMFGLSMDSTYSGELSAEMNHPNDARERVNLGAEVGYKNMFFIRAGGKFDYDEESFAAGFGLKIPVVDGYKVTFDYAYAYFGRLTQAVQSSQSGWDAIQGQPHRLAIGFQW